DNA sequence from the Bradyrhizobium sp. CIAT3101 genome:
CTGCGCAAGCGCGGCCTGTTCCGCGAGGACTACACCGGAACAACGCTGCGGGAGCATTACGGCCTCGCACGTCCCGCCAGCATCTACTCCAACGCGGTCAAGGCCATCGCCTGACGCCGCTTCCGCACTCATATTCCAACCTGAGACCAGTAAGCAGACATGAAGACAGCGTTGTTTCTCCTCTCCGGCCTTTTGGCCCTTGCTCCTCTCGCCGCCGGAGACGCCCTGGCACAGCAACCCGCAAAACAGGAGCTCCGGGTCGGCTTCGTGCCAGGACCGTACATCGACGAATTCAAGATTGGCGTCGAGCCGGAGCTGAAGAAGAAGGGTTACAAGATCCGCTATGTCGAGTTCTCGACCGGCCTTGAAGCCAACAACGCGGTGTTCAAGTCCGAGATCGATGCCAATGTGATGCAGCACACGATCTTCCTCGATTCCTACAACGAGCGGCAGAAGACCGATCTCGTCGGCATCGTCCACGTCCCCACACCTCCGATGGGTCTCTATTCGAAGAAGCATCCGCTGGGCACGCCGATCAAGCCGGGCTCGAGCGTCGCGGTGCCGAACGATCCCGTCAATCTGCAGCGCGCGCTGTGGGTTTTGCGCGATCTCGGCCTGATCGAGATCCGCGACAGCAAGCCGGTCGACGTCACCGAGCTCGACGTCATCAAGAATCCGGGCGGCATCAAGATCGTGCCGCTGGAAGCCGCGCAGGCGCCACGCGCGCTCGACGACGTCGATTTCGCCGCGGTTCAGGGCAATTTCGCGATCTTCAGCGGATTGAAGCTCACCAACGCATTCGCGCTGGAGAAGATGACGACGCCCTATGTCAACGTTCTCGCCGTGAAGAAGGCCAACGCAAATGCCGACTGGGCGCAGGACATCGTCGCCGGCTACAAATCGCCGGCGTTCAAGACGGCGATCCTGGCCGACCGCTTCTATGACGGCTTCACCTTGCCCGACTACATGAAGTGAGGGGAAGCGACAGAGCAAGACACGGCGCCGGCATGTTCGAGTTCACCCTGGAATGGACCAACCTTCGTTCTCCCGCAGAGCGGGCGATCGAGGCGAGAGCCGTGACGGACCATATCGGCAGGCATGAGGCCTTGATCGTGCCGGTGGTCCTGACGATTGCGTTCCTGTTCGGGCTCGGCCTCATGACGGGAGCGCATCTGCACGCGCGCGCCGACCGGAACCCGCCCTACGCATCGTTCGGCAGCATGGGCATGCCCATGCTTGTGGCGACGTCGGACTCATGTCGCCGACCGTTGAACGCTGGTTCCATACAACAGCTGCGGCACGCCGACATCCTCGCGCTGCTCGCGAACGACTGATCCGACACCTTTGCGCCAGGTGGACCTCATGAAAATCGTCCCCCGCGAAACGTCGCCATGGAATTTTCTGCTGGGACACATGACCGCTTCAGTACGAACCAACCAAACTGATCGTTGCCTAGGCCTGCCGATGTTCAACCTCTCGTCACCCGTGATAGCGTTACCGGGTTCTCGCCCTACAATGTCGTCCGGAGTGAACATGAGCCACATCGTCTCGCTGCATCTCGGCTTCGCCAGCCGGCTCAAACAGGCACGCGGATGGATGCGCCGCTCGCTGCGGCCGCAGACCGGCGGCGAAAGCGACTATCAGGACGACCTTTACGAGATCTTCCTGTTCGCGCCTCACGGCTGACTATTCTGTCCAAGTGCCAGCCCCGCGCCTCTCCCGATATAAAGGTAACAAGACATGACCGACGCTGCGTTGCAGCTCGCCGAGACTGGCCGTCGCCTCGATGCCATCGACCGCAAGATCCTGACGGTGCTTCAGGAGGACGCTTCGCTTTCCGTCGCTGAGATCGGTGACCGGGTCGGCCTGTCGTCCACGCCGTGCTGGAAGCGCATTCAGCGGCTCGAGGGCGATGGCGTCATCCAGAAGCGCGTTGCGCTGGTCGACCAGAACAAGATCGGCCTCGGCCTCTCGGTGTTCGTCTCCGTGGAGAGCTCCGACCACTCCGATGCCTGGCTGAAGCGCTTCGCGGCTGCGGTCAGCGCCATGCCCGAGGTGATGGAGTTCTACCGGATGGCCGGCGATGTCGACTACATGCTGCGCGTGGTCATCCCGGACATGCAGAGCTACGACGTGTTCTACAAGAAGCTGATCCACGCCGTCCCGCTCAAGAACGTCACCTCGCGCTTCGCGATGGAGAAGATCAAGTCGATCACCGCGCTGCCGATTCCGCTCGTGGCGGTGGAATAAGTGCTCTCAGAGATCGCATGGGCGCTGCGCCGGCGTCGAGAAGCGCGCCGGCCGGTAGCTTCTAACGAGCGACCTCAGCTACGCGCTCCAGCTTCTGCAGGCAGCGCGAGGTGCGAACAACGTCCGGCATGTCCTCGTCCGGGAAGTTGGTCTTCCAGTCGGTGACTCCGACCTCGCCGACATACATGTCGCCTCTGGAGTCCAGCGCGATCCCATGCGGCGCGAGGAATTTTCCACTCGCAAGACCGGGACCATCCTCACCGCCGAGCCGCGCGATGCGCTTGCCCTTGGCATCGACGATCGACAGCCGCGGACCCAGATTGGGCACCTTGCGATTGACCGGCATGGCGGGGCCGAGCTCACCAATGACGAAAGTGGGATTCCTGCCGCCGCCGCAACGGCACAGCGCGCACGGCCGGTGCAGATTGTTCCACTGCGTCTCGTATTTTCCATTGCCGTCGAACACCTGCACGCGATGGTTCTCGCGATCGGCGACATAGACCCAGCCGTCGGCATCGGCGACGATATTGTGCACGATGTTGAACTGGCCAGGATCGGTGCCAGGCGCGCCCCAGCTCCTGATCAG
Encoded proteins:
- a CDS encoding MetQ/NlpA family ABC transporter substrate-binding protein; translation: MKTALFLLSGLLALAPLAAGDALAQQPAKQELRVGFVPGPYIDEFKIGVEPELKKKGYKIRYVEFSTGLEANNAVFKSEIDANVMQHTIFLDSYNERQKTDLVGIVHVPTPPMGLYSKKHPLGTPIKPGSSVAVPNDPVNLQRALWVLRDLGLIEIRDSKPVDVTELDVIKNPGGIKIVPLEAAQAPRALDDVDFAAVQGNFAIFSGLKLTNAFALEKMTTPYVNVLAVKKANANADWAQDIVAGYKSPAFKTAILADRFYDGFTLPDYMK
- a CDS encoding peptidyl-alpha-hydroxyglycine alpha-amidating lyase family protein, whose product is MAAILGSGEHRYRVVDNWAKLPDGWQLTDVASIAVDSKDRIYVFNRGAHPMVVFDRDGNFLRSWGEGLFSRAHGLHIDADDNLYCTDDGDHTVRKCTTDGKVLLTIGVPEKPAPFMSGDPFHRCTHTALSPQGEIYVSDGYGNARIHKFTPDGKLIRSWGAPGTDPGQFNIVHNIVADADGWVYVADRENHRVQVFDGNGKYETQWNNLHRPCALCRCGGGRNPTFVIGELGPAMPVNRKVPNLGPRLSIVDAKGKRIARLGGEDGPGLASGKFLAPHGIALDSRGDMYVGEVGVTDWKTNFPDEDMPDVVRTSRCLQKLERVAEVAR
- a CDS encoding Lrp/AsnC family transcriptional regulator yields the protein MTDAALQLAETGRRLDAIDRKILTVLQEDASLSVAEIGDRVGLSSTPCWKRIQRLEGDGVIQKRVALVDQNKIGLGLSVFVSVESSDHSDAWLKRFAAAVSAMPEVMEFYRMAGDVDYMLRVVIPDMQSYDVFYKKLIHAVPLKNVTSRFAMEKIKSITALPIPLVAVE